TGCGCAAAGGCCGCCAGCGCTTGGGCCGGGGGCATCGCGACGATTACCGCAGCGACCGGCGTGACGAACGCTGCAAGCAGCAGCAGCGCGGCGAAGAGAAAGAGCGAGGTCGGCCACCGGCGGATCATGCAGGAAGCTTCACCGGCACGTCGCGCAAAGCCGTGCTGGTGGGTCAGCATTCGTGGGTGCGGCAATCCTAAAAGTCGTCGTTGTCGCGCTAGCGCTCGCACTCGACGTCTTCGCCGTGAGCGTCGGCGTCGGCGTTCGGGGCGTTCCTTCCAGTCAAAAACTCCGCATCGGGATCACCTTTGCCTTTGCGGAGATCGTGATGAACCTCATCGGGGCGGGGCTTGGCGCCGTTGCCGGACATCTGGTGGGAGATTACGCGGGCTATATCGGATTTGCCGCGCTCATTGGTCTAGGAATCTATATGATGCGCGAAAGCAGCACGGATCTCTCCAGTTCGCAGCGGCTCGACCTTTCGAGCGGCCGCGGATTAACGATCGCGGCCTTCGCCATCAGCCTCGACTCGCTTGGCATTGGCTTCAGCATCCTCTATATCGGCGTTCCGATAGCCGTTTCGTTGACGGTCATTTTTGCCACATCCATCGCGTTCACCACCCTGGGGCTGACGCTTGGACGCTGGTTGGGACGCTATGCCGCGCGCAATGCGGCGTTCATCGGCGGTCTCGTATTGGCCCTGACCGGCGTTGCATTTGCCGTCCTCAAGGCGCTGCGCATCGGGTAGCTGAAGGACGTTCGGGGATAAGAAACGCTTGCGAGTCGGCTTCGAGCTTCTCGATCTGGCGCGCGCGGCAGGCGCGAGCTCGATCTTCGTCGTCGGCACCGGCCGCGACGTCGGCAAGACCACGGCGTTGCGTGCAATCTACGATGCCGCGCGCGGCGCAGGGCTATCGACGGCGATCGCGTCGCTCAATCCCGAACATCGGCTCTGGCTTTATCCGCAGACGGCATTCGTAACCGCGCGCAACGCGCTGCCGTCGTTCCCCGCCGCTGAGATTCTCGACTTCACGCGATTGCAAAGCCCAACGGGTAGATTATTGTACGCGCGGACCGCATCCAGCGGGCGCTACGAGCTGGTGGGCCCTCCCACCGCATCGGGCGTCCGCGAAATCGTTGCCGAGCTTTCCCGCTTCAGCGAGGCCGTCATCGTCGACGGTGCCGTCGATCGAGTAGCCGCGTTGGCCGGTTCCAATGGCGCGATCGTCGTCGCCGCCGGTGCAGCGTCGGCGAAGACGATGCAGGAGGCCGTCGACGAGGTAGCCGCCCTGGTGACGCGGCTCTCCGTACCGCGCGCCGATCCGCACGCGCCGGCGATCGAAATCCAAGGCGCTCTTACATCGGCCCAGGCCGTTGCGCTGCTTGCCGCCGGCGAGCGGCGCCAAATCGTCGTACGCGATCCGACGCAAATCGCGCTGAGCGGCAACGCAGCGACCGGTGCGTTGGGGCGGCTCGCCGTGCGTTGTCTGCGGCCGCTTCGCGTGATTGCCGCCACGGTCGCTTCGATCTCGCCCGAGCGCGCGTTCGAGCCGCGCGCCTTCGCGCGCGCGGTTGCCGATTCAACCGGATTGCCGACCTTTGACGTTTACGCCGGAACGCGTGCCGCTTGAGGGCGCTCGATCTGCTCGATGCGTCGAGCGCGGACGTTCTGGGATTCGAGTGGCTTTGTAACGCGGTCGCGCCGGTCTCGCCCTACGGTGAGCGGCTCTTTTCCGAGTTGGTTCCGTTTCAACCGGGGTCGGAAAGCAGTGCCGAAGCACGCGCGAGGAAGGTCGCCGCGACGGCAGCCGAGCTGGGGGAGGAACGCATTGACGGCGTGCGTGCCGTATTGCGCGCGATGCCGGACGCGGCAAGCGCGATTGCCCGAGCCTCCATGGGTGACGTTCTCGACGATCCAAGTTTTCTCGAGCTTCGCCGCTTTTGCGCCGCGATCGAACGTATCGATGGATTAGTCTCGCCGAGCAGCCGAGGAGTTCCGATCGCCAACGATGGCGTCCGCGTGCTCGACGAAGCCTTGGCCATCGCCGGCAATGACGAGAGGAGCTTTTATCTCGCCGACGCGTTCGATGCGGATT
This Candidatus Eremiobacterota bacterium DNA region includes the following protein-coding sequences:
- a CDS encoding manganese efflux pump, producing MGAAILKVVVVALALALDVFAVSVGVGVRGVPSSQKLRIGITFAFAEIVMNLIGAGLGAVAGHLVGDYAGYIGFAALIGLGIYMMRESSTDLSSSQRLDLSSGRGLTIAAFAISLDSLGIGFSILYIGVPIAVSLTVIFATSIAFTTLGLTLGRWLGRYAARNAAFIGGLVLALTGVAFAVLKALRIG